In bacterium, the DNA window CGCTAAGGGATTAGCGGTCAAGGCGGCTAAAATGCTGGGCGACTACACATACTGCCTTGGCGCGTCGATCGGGCCGTGCTGTTATGAGGTAAAAGATGACGTGGCACTCCAGTTCAGCGATCTGCCTGAGGCGGTCATAGCCCGCGGAGCAAAAACTTATCTGGACCTTAAAAAAGCGGTCATCGGGCAGCTCGGGCCTTCGCGGCTCCTCTCATCGCTGGACCTGTGCACAAAATGCCACCCGGAATATTTCTACTCCTTTCGCCGGGGCGACCGGTATAAGCGGAACTACGCCCTGATCATCCATGAATGACACAGTTGAATCCGTCATGTTGACTCGACCGGTTATTCTGGTAAAATAGACCGTGGCTCGACGGTTCGCGTTTGCCCTGCTTCTCCCCTGCCTGTTCTTTGCCCGTGGCTGGACGGTCATGGTCTACATGGCCGCGGATAATGACCTTAGTGCATGGGCCGATTCGGATATCGTGGAAATGCGCACGGCCAACTTTGATGATGACGCGGTCGCGGTGATTGCCCAGCTCGACAAACCCGGCACGGGCGCTAATTA includes these proteins:
- a CDS encoding polyphenol oxidase family protein codes for the protein MTWHLVEKNELKYFQLSCTAVSCIQSTIHGAESLLKTYDPVLLKQVHSDIIIDIDHDQNRTGDGLLTARKVNVGVKVADCLPVFMFGPDRICIIHCGWRSIAKGLAVKAAKMLGDYTYCLGASIGPCCYEVKDDVALQFSDLPEAVIARGAKTYLDLKKAVIGQLGPSRLLSSLDLCTKCHPEYFYSFRRGDRYKRNYALIIHE
- a CDS encoding clostripain-related cysteine peptidase — its product is MARRFAFALLLPCLFFARGWTVMVYMAADNDLSAWADSDIVEMRTANFDDDAVAVIAQLDKPGTGANYLQITGGSVYNLGALGIIDMCDPKTLSDFIEGTIREFPADRYMLILWDHGTGWTAAPRRS